A single genomic interval of Sphingobium sp. EM0848 harbors:
- a CDS encoding TetR/AcrR family transcriptional regulator, with protein MEIVDEVGLDNLSLTKVAQRLGVKSPSLYYHFHDKDELLAEVARILLLKIPNLHPDDGPFEEWIVTLCVATRRTILRHPNAAPLMLQFFPRHLLLEAYERTAQVYNYPPAYKLAILEGTEKLTFGSALFAAAAITRGRAPMPEVDPGRLPHFSEALESNAFDEEALFAETVRIYLAGAAARVERDEIGQPLGQQAVA; from the coding sequence TTGGAAATTGTGGACGAAGTGGGTCTGGACAATCTCAGCCTGACGAAAGTCGCGCAACGACTGGGTGTCAAATCGCCATCGCTCTATTATCATTTTCACGACAAGGATGAGCTACTGGCGGAAGTCGCCCGTATCTTGCTGCTCAAGATCCCGAACCTGCACCCCGACGACGGCCCGTTCGAAGAATGGATCGTAACCCTTTGCGTTGCAACCCGCCGCACGATCCTTCGGCATCCGAATGCCGCGCCCTTGATGCTGCAATTCTTCCCGCGCCATTTGCTGCTGGAGGCCTATGAAAGAACGGCGCAAGTCTACAACTATCCGCCAGCTTACAAGCTTGCGATTCTGGAGGGTACAGAAAAGCTGACCTTCGGATCGGCCCTGTTCGCAGCAGCGGCGATCACCAGAGGTCGTGCGCCGATGCCTGAAGTTGATCCCGGTCGACTGCCCCATTTCAGCGAGGCGCTGGAGAGCAACGCCTTTGATGAAGAGGCACTGTTTGCCGAAACCGTACGCATCTATCTGGCTGGAGCAGCAGCGCGGGTGGAGCGCGACGAAATCGGCCAGCCTTTAGGCCAGCAAGCGGTCGCCTGA
- a CDS encoding alpha/beta fold hydrolase, with translation MTIERNNPPENRLTHVRSYRAPDGVRLSADVGGPDGAPVIILMHGGGQTRHSWSGATRVLIERGYQVINYDARGHGDSDWSSSGAYTLDDRVADLRAITDTFDGPFVLVGASLGGATSIHAVALGLRPQAVVLVDIVPHAEMQGVARIVDFMSSNTDGFASLDEAIEAVAAYNPDRPRPNDPSGLMRNLRLKPDGRLYWHWDPQIMANPSVARAHHDLLVASADQMARLTGLPVLLIRGLRSDIVSDTGVAAFRTMMPQLEVVDVAGAGHMVAGDRNDAFNRGVIDFLTRTIPLTQAAGA, from the coding sequence ATGACGATCGAACGAAACAATCCGCCCGAAAATCGGCTCACGCATGTACGCAGCTATCGTGCGCCGGACGGTGTGCGACTGAGTGCGGATGTCGGCGGTCCGGATGGCGCGCCAGTGATCATCCTGATGCATGGTGGCGGTCAGACCCGGCATAGCTGGTCGGGTGCGACGCGCGTGTTGATTGAGCGGGGCTATCAGGTCATCAACTATGATGCGCGGGGGCATGGCGACAGCGACTGGTCGTCCAGCGGCGCCTATACGCTCGATGACCGCGTGGCCGATCTGCGGGCGATTACGGACACGTTCGATGGACCCTTTGTTCTGGTGGGTGCCTCTTTGGGTGGCGCCACGTCGATCCATGCCGTTGCGCTCGGCCTGAGGCCGCAGGCGGTGGTGCTGGTTGATATCGTACCCCATGCGGAAATGCAGGGCGTCGCGCGGATCGTCGATTTCATGAGCAGCAACACGGACGGTTTTGCGTCGCTGGACGAAGCGATCGAGGCGGTCGCCGCCTATAATCCCGACCGCCCCCGACCCAATGATCCGAGCGGGCTGATGCGCAATCTTCGTCTGAAGCCGGACGGACGGCTTTACTGGCATTGGGACCCGCAAATCATGGCCAATCCGTCGGTCGCCAGAGCGCATCATGATCTGTTGGTGGCATCGGCTGATCAGATGGCGCGGCTGACCGGGCTTCCGGTTCTGCTGATCCGCGGCCTGCGCAGCGACATTGTCAGCGATACGGGCGTTGCCGCATTTCGCACGATGATGCCGCAACTGGAGGTGGTCGATGTCGCGGGTGCCGGACATATGGTGGCCGGCGACCGCAACGATGCCTTCAATCGGGGAGTCATTGATTTCCTGACGCGGACCATCCCCCTCACGCAAGCGGCGGGGGCATAA
- a CDS encoding thioesterase family protein, which translates to MALKDEPWRLLPSSYARRFSTRILFSDMDAFRHLNNGATGRYFEEGRADLNIQIFGVRHMINAPDGWQLLFANVTIDYIREAHYPGAVEIASGVRSIGRSSYVVSQAAFQQDQCFAVAEAVLVKARQGQSQQLLEAEREALEGLRCTAAEEYP; encoded by the coding sequence TTGGCGCTGAAGGACGAGCCATGGCGCTTGCTGCCGAGTAGTTATGCGCGACGCTTTTCGACGCGCATTCTCTTCAGCGACATGGACGCGTTTCGGCATCTGAATAACGGCGCGACCGGGCGTTATTTCGAGGAAGGGCGGGCGGACCTCAATATCCAGATATTTGGTGTCCGCCACATGATCAACGCTCCGGACGGATGGCAGCTTCTCTTTGCCAATGTCACGATCGACTATATTCGCGAGGCCCATTATCCTGGCGCGGTAGAGATTGCGAGCGGGGTGCGCAGCATCGGCAGAAGCTCCTATGTCGTGTCCCAGGCCGCTTTTCAGCAGGACCAGTGCTTTGCCGTGGCCGAAGCGGTTCTGGTGAAGGCACGGCAAGGACAGTCCCAACAGCTTCTGGAAGCCGAACGGGAGGCGCTGGAAGGACTGCGCTGCACTGCGGCGGAGGAATATCCATGA
- a CDS encoding SDR family NAD(P)-dependent oxidoreductase, translating into MSVKFDFSGKTVLVTGGTQGIGLATAQAFADAGAQVHITGTRAAPSDYPGDLSAFRYHRVRMQDTAERAALSDAFDRIDILVNNAGSAGENEYDYDGYCEVIEINQNAPVDLCYRFRDRLAAAKGVIINVASVGSFIALRDQPAYTASKWGLLGFSKSIADKWLRDGIRVNAVAPGFVDTQIIDWARTEDALSADFLRQIPARRVGRPEEVAATVLFLASPETAYIVGQAIVIDGGYLLR; encoded by the coding sequence ATGAGCGTAAAGTTCGATTTTTCCGGCAAGACCGTGCTGGTGACGGGCGGCACGCAGGGCATCGGCCTTGCCACGGCGCAGGCCTTTGCCGATGCGGGCGCGCAAGTGCATATCACGGGAACCCGTGCGGCGCCTTCGGACTATCCGGGTGATCTCAGCGCCTTTCGCTACCATCGTGTGCGCATGCAGGATACGGCGGAGCGGGCGGCGCTGTCCGATGCGTTCGACCGGATCGATATCCTTGTCAACAATGCAGGGTCAGCGGGCGAGAACGAATATGACTATGACGGCTATTGCGAGGTCATAGAGATCAACCAGAACGCGCCGGTCGACCTCTGCTACCGCTTCCGCGACCGGCTTGCGGCGGCCAAGGGCGTCATCATCAATGTCGCCTCGGTGGGCAGCTTCATCGCCCTGCGCGACCAGCCTGCCTATACGGCGAGCAAATGGGGGCTGCTCGGCTTTTCCAAGTCGATTGCGGATAAATGGCTGAGGGATGGCATCCGTGTGAACGCCGTCGCGCCGGGGTTCGTTGATACGCAGATTATCGACTGGGCCCGCACCGAGGATGCGCTGTCGGCCGATTTCCTCCGTCAGATTCCCGCCCGCCGGGTGGGCCGGCCGGAGGAGGTTGCGGCGACAGTGCTGTTCCTCGCGTCGCCAGAGACGGCCTATATTGTGGGCCAGGCGATCGTCATCGACGGCGGCTATCTGCTGCGCTGA
- a CDS encoding phosphotransferase family protein, which yields MSGPETIEVRANARFEVAALERWMEANVAGFRGPLTVEQFSGGQSNPTFKLTAPSGQYVMRRKPAGQLLKGAHAVDREARVMQALGQQGFPVPRVHALCTDDSVIGSWFYVMDMVAGRIFWEGDFPGVPDGQRGAHQDAMGATLAQLHNFDPEAIGLGDYGRPGRYLQRQIERWSRQYREDELAGPTADLDFLVEWLPAHAPDDEAISVVHGDYRIDNMIFHPTEPRVIAVLDWELSTLGHPVVDFTYNCMMYRVPSVIKWGLADRDLKALGMPSEEDYVAAYCRRTGRESIAHLDVYIIFNLFRLAAIIHGIKGRMLRGTASSAEAAEMVKNMDILAAIARRIAEEGR from the coding sequence ATGAGCGGCCCCGAGACCATAGAAGTCCGCGCCAACGCCCGCTTTGAAGTGGCGGCGCTGGAGCGTTGGATGGAGGCGAATGTTGCGGGTTTTCGCGGCCCGCTCACCGTTGAGCAGTTCAGCGGCGGCCAGTCCAACCCGACCTTCAAGCTGACCGCGCCGAGCGGCCAATATGTCATGCGGCGCAAGCCCGCGGGGCAATTGCTGAAGGGCGCGCATGCCGTCGACCGTGAAGCGCGGGTGATGCAGGCGCTGGGGCAGCAGGGCTTTCCGGTGCCGCGTGTCCATGCGCTTTGCACCGACGACAGCGTGATTGGTAGCTGGTTCTATGTCATGGACATGGTGGCGGGGCGTATTTTCTGGGAGGGCGATTTCCCCGGCGTGCCCGATGGTCAGCGCGGCGCGCATCAGGATGCCATGGGCGCGACCTTGGCGCAGCTCCACAATTTCGATCCGGAAGCGATCGGCCTTGGCGATTATGGCCGGCCGGGCCGCTATCTCCAGCGGCAGATCGAGCGCTGGTCGCGGCAATATCGCGAGGATGAGCTGGCCGGGCCGACGGCGGACCTCGATTTTCTGGTGGAATGGCTTCCTGCCCATGCGCCTGATGATGAGGCGATCAGCGTCGTCCATGGCGACTATCGCATCGACAATATGATCTTCCACCCGACCGAGCCGCGCGTCATCGCCGTGCTGGACTGGGAACTGTCGACGCTGGGCCATCCGGTGGTCGATTTCACCTATAATTGCATGATGTATCGCGTTCCCTCGGTCATCAAATGGGGCTTGGCCGACCGCGACCTGAAGGCGCTGGGGATGCCGAGCGAAGAGGATTATGTGGCGGCCTATTGCCGACGCACGGGGCGCGAGAGCATCGCCCATCTCGACGTTTACATCATCTTCAACCTGTTCCGGCTCGCTGCGATCATCCACGGCATCAAGGGCCGGATGCTGCGCGGCACCGCCTCTTCGGCCGAGGCGGCGGAGATGGTCAAGAATATGGATATCCTTGCCGCCATCGCCCGGCGCATCGCGGAGGAGGGACGATGA
- a CDS encoding enoyl-CoA hydratase/isomerase family protein, with translation MIRIEKRGTVDWVTLDRPDRLNALNRELIDALHGYFSDLPQNKDTRIVVLRGAGRAFCAGLDLDIGAEDTPSVDERFALQRRIAEIVMKMRYCPQAIISLVHGPACGGGFAMALASDIRIAGESARMNAAFIRLGLSACDIGVSYFLPRLVGASVAAELMMTGDFIQADRALQLGLVSRVVADDALEAAAEPIIDSMLTTSPLGLRLTKECLRMAIDAPSLEHAIAMEDRNQVICSGTPDFAEGVAAFFEKRRPAYASELVRGGQA, from the coding sequence ATGATCAGGATCGAAAAGCGCGGGACGGTCGACTGGGTGACGCTGGACCGGCCCGACCGATTGAATGCGCTGAACCGCGAACTGATCGATGCGCTGCATGGCTATTTCAGCGATCTGCCGCAGAATAAGGACACCCGCATCGTTGTGCTGCGCGGTGCAGGGCGCGCCTTTTGCGCGGGGCTGGACCTCGACATCGGCGCCGAGGACACGCCCAGCGTGGACGAGCGCTTCGCCTTGCAGCGCCGGATCGCCGAGATCGTCATGAAGATGCGCTATTGCCCGCAGGCGATCATCAGTCTGGTCCATGGCCCGGCTTGCGGGGGAGGTTTCGCCATGGCGCTGGCCTCGGACATCCGCATCGCCGGGGAAAGTGCGCGGATGAATGCGGCCTTCATTCGGCTGGGCCTGTCGGCCTGCGACATTGGCGTTTCCTATTTCCTGCCCCGGCTGGTGGGCGCCAGCGTCGCCGCTGAACTGATGATGACCGGCGATTTCATTCAGGCCGACCGGGCGTTGCAACTGGGCCTCGTGAGCCGCGTCGTGGCGGATGACGCGCTTGAGGCGGCGGCCGAGCCGATCATCGATTCCATGCTGACAACCTCGCCCTTGGGTTTGCGGCTTACCAAGGAGTGTCTGCGCATGGCGATCGATGCGCCGAGCCTGGAGCATGCCATCGCCATGGAAGATCGCAATCAGGTGATCTGTTCGGGAACGCCCGATTTCGCGGAGGGCGTTGCGGCCTTTTTCGAGAAGCGTCGACCCGCCTATGCCAGCGAGCTTGTTCGGGGAGGGCAGGCATGA
- a CDS encoding SDR family oxidoreductase: MDLFREGAFKGRTVFVAGGSSGINLGIAHRFGEMGANVALISRSEERIAAAAEEVRATGADCIGLAADVRDYDAVTRAYAATVERWGPIDVVISGAAGNFLSPAVGLSANAFRTVVEIDLLGTFNVLRGSFDHLRKPGACLISITAGQAKRPIMFQAHASAAKAGINNLTETLAMEWGPAGIRVNAIAPGPIGDTEGMARLAPTDEATNAIKRRLPLRDYGAKRDIADAALFLASDNARYITGVVLEVDGGLLLGDASADALTVPERQK, from the coding sequence ATGGACCTGTTTCGCGAAGGCGCGTTCAAGGGACGCACGGTGTTCGTGGCTGGAGGCTCCTCCGGCATCAATCTGGGCATTGCCCATCGCTTCGGAGAGATGGGCGCCAATGTCGCGCTGATCAGCCGCAGCGAGGAGCGTATCGCGGCGGCGGCGGAAGAGGTCCGGGCGACCGGAGCGGACTGCATCGGTCTGGCGGCGGATGTGCGCGATTATGATGCGGTGACGCGGGCCTATGCGGCGACGGTTGAACGCTGGGGGCCGATCGACGTCGTGATCTCCGGCGCGGCGGGCAATTTTCTCTCGCCCGCCGTGGGTCTTTCCGCCAACGCGTTCCGCACGGTGGTCGAGATCGATCTACTCGGTACCTTCAATGTGCTGCGTGGGTCTTTTGACCATCTGCGCAAGCCCGGCGCCTGCCTGATTTCGATCACGGCGGGTCAGGCCAAGCGCCCGATCATGTTCCAGGCCCATGCCAGCGCGGCCAAGGCGGGGATCAACAACCTCACCGAGACGCTGGCGATGGAATGGGGTCCGGCGGGCATCCGCGTCAATGCGATCGCGCCCGGCCCGATCGGTGATACCGAGGGCATGGCCCGCCTTGCGCCCACGGACGAAGCCACCAACGCGATCAAGCGGCGCTTGCCGCTGCGCGACTATGGCGCCAAGCGGGACATTGCCGATGCGGCGCTGTTCCTGGCGAGCGACAATGCGCGTTATATCACCGGCGTCGTGCTGGAGGTGGATGGCGGGCTGTTGCTGGGCGATGCCTCGGCCGATGCGCTGACCGTGCCGGAGAGGCAGAAATGA
- a CDS encoding crotonase/enoyl-CoA hydratase family protein, whose product MSYETIRYEVEDGVATITLHRPEKLNAFTEKMMAEVIDALDRVDADDAVRAVIFTGEGRAFCAGADLSEGTNAFVFEGDVVRADGSLNYSVDAARDGGGRVTLRIFQCLKPVIAAINGPAVGIGATMTLPMDIRLASDNARMGFVFARRGIVNEAASAWFLPRVVGVSQAMEWCATGRVFDAAEAKAGGLVRSLHAPEDLLPAARALAREIADNTAPVSVALIRQMVWRGLGMSHPMEAHRIDSRGILSRGRSGDVAEGVTAFLEKRPARFPDRVSSDMPDYFPWWEEPAYN is encoded by the coding sequence ATGAGCTATGAAACCATCCGCTATGAAGTCGAGGATGGGGTCGCCACGATCACCCTGCATCGGCCCGAAAAGCTCAACGCCTTTACCGAAAAGATGATGGCCGAAGTTATCGACGCGCTCGACCGGGTCGATGCCGACGATGCGGTACGCGCGGTGATCTTTACCGGCGAAGGGCGCGCTTTCTGTGCCGGGGCCGATCTCTCGGAAGGCACCAATGCCTTTGTGTTCGAGGGGGATGTGGTCCGGGCGGACGGCTCGCTCAACTATTCGGTCGATGCGGCGCGCGATGGCGGCGGGCGTGTGACCCTGCGCATCTTTCAGTGCCTGAAGCCGGTGATTGCCGCGATCAATGGCCCGGCGGTCGGCATTGGCGCGACCATGACGCTGCCCATGGATATCCGCCTCGCCAGCGACAATGCGCGCATGGGCTTCGTCTTTGCACGGCGCGGTATCGTCAATGAGGCGGCTTCGGCCTGGTTCCTGCCGCGCGTCGTCGGCGTGTCGCAGGCGATGGAATGGTGCGCGACCGGACGGGTGTTCGACGCGGCGGAAGCCAAGGCGGGCGGGTTGGTCCGCTCGCTGCATGCGCCCGAGGATCTGTTGCCGGCCGCGCGCGCTTTGGCGCGGGAGATTGCCGACAATACCGCACCCGTCTCCGTCGCGTTGATCCGCCAGATGGTCTGGCGTGGCCTTGGCATGAGCCACCCGATGGAGGCGCACAGGATCGACAGCCGAGGCATCCTCTCGCGTGGCCGCAGCGGCGATGTGGCGGAGGGCGTGACCGCCTTCCTCGAAAAGCGCCCGGCGCGCTTCCCGGACAGAGTGTCGTCGGACATGCCCGATTATTTCCCGTGGTGGGAAGAACCGGCCTATAACTGA
- a CDS encoding acyl-CoA dehydrogenase family protein, with protein MAGLFDTPSRWMDEELVMFDESVSRFLADKVPPERLQQWREDGIVERAAWDEMAQAGLLGLSIAPEYDGAGGDFRHEAVLIRRLGLLGAEGWGVPLHNAICGGYIQHYGTQEQKQRWLPGIVSGRYVTAIAMTEPGTGSDLQGIRTTATASGNGYAINGQKTFITNGQHANLIIVVAKTDPHAGSKGISLLVVETEDAPGFSRGRNLDKVGLEMGDTSELYFDDVQVPADNLLGGVEGKGMVQLMKELPKERLIIAVECMAIIEKALDCTLDYVRERKAFGKRVLDFQNTQFTLADCKTEAVVARLFVDDCMEKYLAGQLDAATASMAKYWTSERAQSIVDRCQQFFGGYGYMNEYPIAQLYKDVRVKRIYGGTTEIMKLLIARTLED; from the coding sequence ATGGCCGGGCTGTTCGACACGCCGTCCCGTTGGATGGACGAGGAACTCGTCATGTTCGACGAGTCGGTTTCGCGCTTCCTTGCCGACAAGGTGCCGCCCGAGCGGCTCCAGCAGTGGCGTGAGGATGGCATTGTCGAACGCGCGGCCTGGGATGAAATGGCGCAGGCGGGCCTGCTCGGCCTGTCGATCGCGCCGGAATATGATGGTGCGGGCGGCGATTTCCGCCATGAGGCGGTGCTGATCCGCCGCCTTGGCCTGCTCGGCGCCGAAGGCTGGGGCGTGCCGCTGCACAATGCAATCTGCGGCGGCTATATCCAGCATTATGGCACGCAAGAGCAGAAGCAGCGCTGGCTGCCGGGCATCGTCTCCGGCCGTTATGTGACCGCCATCGCCATGACCGAGCCGGGCACTGGCTCTGACCTTCAGGGCATTCGCACCACGGCGACGGCGAGCGGCAACGGCTATGCGATCAACGGGCAGAAGACCTTCATCACCAATGGTCAGCACGCCAATCTGATCATCGTCGTCGCCAAGACGGATCCCCATGCCGGCAGCAAGGGCATCTCGCTGCTGGTGGTGGAGACAGAGGACGCACCGGGCTTCTCGCGCGGGCGCAATCTCGACAAGGTCGGGCTGGAGATGGGCGATACGTCCGAACTCTATTTCGACGATGTCCAGGTGCCTGCCGACAATCTGCTCGGCGGGGTCGAGGGCAAGGGCATGGTCCAGCTGATGAAGGAGTTGCCCAAAGAGCGCCTCATCATCGCGGTCGAATGCATGGCGATCATCGAGAAGGCGCTCGATTGCACGCTTGACTATGTCCGCGAGCGCAAGGCTTTCGGCAAGCGGGTGCTGGATTTCCAGAACACCCAGTTCACGCTGGCCGATTGCAAGACCGAGGCGGTGGTCGCGCGGCTGTTCGTCGATGATTGCATGGAGAAATATCTGGCCGGGCAACTGGACGCCGCGACGGCGAGCATGGCGAAATATTGGACGTCTGAGCGCGCCCAGTCGATCGTCGACCGCTGCCAGCAATTTTTCGGCGGCTATGGCTATATGAACGAATATCCGATCGCCCAGCTCTACAAGGATGTGCGTGTGAAGCGTATCTATGGCGGCACGACCGAAATCATGAAGCTGCTGATCGCCCGAACGCTGGAGGATTGA
- a CDS encoding SDR family NAD(P)-dependent oxidoreductase, whose translation MELNSNTAAVITGAASGLGEATARALAAKGVKVAIFDLNEERGEAVAAEIGGTFCKVDVTDDASVAAGFEKARAAHGQERVLVCCAGTGNAIKTASRSKEDGSIKFFQAADFNRIIQINLVGTFRCVAQSAAGMLTLDTLEGDNDRGAIVMTASVAAEDGQMGQAAYSASKGGVTSLTLPVARDLMGEGIRVNTILPGIFMTPLMLGAGQKVVDALSASVPFPKRLGDPAEYARLALMMIENGYFNGEDVRLDGGIRMAPR comes from the coding sequence ATGGAACTGAATAGCAACACCGCCGCCGTCATTACCGGCGCGGCATCGGGCTTGGGCGAAGCGACCGCGCGTGCGCTGGCCGCCAAGGGGGTCAAGGTCGCGATCTTCGACCTCAATGAGGAACGGGGCGAGGCGGTCGCCGCGGAAATCGGCGGTACTTTCTGCAAGGTCGATGTGACGGACGATGCCAGCGTCGCGGCGGGCTTCGAGAAGGCACGCGCCGCCCATGGACAGGAGCGCGTGCTGGTCTGCTGCGCGGGCACCGGCAATGCAATCAAGACCGCCAGCCGCTCCAAGGAAGACGGTTCGATCAAATTCTTCCAGGCCGCCGATTTCAACAGGATCATCCAGATCAACCTTGTCGGCACCTTCCGCTGCGTGGCGCAGTCGGCCGCCGGCATGCTGACGCTCGACACGCTGGAAGGCGACAATGATCGTGGCGCCATCGTCATGACCGCCTCGGTCGCGGCGGAGGATGGGCAGATGGGCCAGGCGGCCTATTCCGCGTCCAAGGGCGGCGTCACCAGCCTGACCCTGCCCGTCGCGCGCGACCTGATGGGCGAGGGCATCCGCGTCAACACCATCCTGCCGGGCATCTTCATGACCCCGCTGATGCTGGGCGCCGGGCAGAAGGTGGTCGATGCCCTGTCGGCTTCGGTGCCCTTCCCCAAGCGCTTGGGCGATCCGGCCGAATATGCCAGGCTCGCGCTCATGATGATCGAAAATGGCTATTTCAACGGTGAGGATGTGCGCCTGGACGGCGGCATCCGGATGGCGCCGCGCTGA
- a CDS encoding acetyl-CoA C-acetyltransferase translates to MSEALIIDAVRTPRGIGKVGKGALAHLHPQHLAATVLKAIAERNSLNTADVDDVIWSTSAQRGKQGGDLGRMAALDAGYAITASGMTLDRFCGGGISAVSLAAAQVMSGMEDLVVAGGVEMMSYTATIGAEEAAAGMAPPLMGSLNDHLDALHPQSHQGVCGDAIATMEGISRETLDALGLESQRKAAIAISEGRFDKSLVPVTDDEGHVILAKDEYPRPETTAEGLAQLKPAFTALADYPYDDKGSTFRKQINRRYPDLQIEHVHHAGNSSGVVDGAAAVLIASRDYAEKHGLKARARIVATANIGDDPTLMLNAPVPAAKKALAKAGLTKDDIDLWEINEAFAVVAEKFMRDLELDRSKVNVNGGSIALGHPIGATGAILIGTVVDELERTGGRYGLVTMCAAGGMAPAIIVERIDG, encoded by the coding sequence ATGTCTGAAGCTCTCATCATCGACGCAGTCCGCACGCCGCGCGGCATCGGTAAGGTCGGGAAGGGCGCGCTCGCCCATCTGCATCCGCAACATCTGGCCGCCACGGTCCTCAAAGCCATTGCGGAGCGCAACAGTCTCAACACTGCCGATGTGGACGACGTCATCTGGTCGACCTCCGCGCAGCGCGGCAAGCAGGGCGGCGATCTCGGCCGCATGGCGGCGCTCGATGCGGGCTATGCCATCACCGCGAGCGGCATGACGCTTGATCGCTTCTGCGGTGGTGGCATTTCGGCGGTCAGCCTGGCCGCCGCGCAGGTGATGAGCGGCATGGAAGATCTGGTCGTCGCGGGCGGCGTCGAGATGATGAGCTATACCGCGACCATCGGCGCGGAAGAGGCTGCCGCGGGCATGGCCCCGCCGCTGATGGGTTCGCTGAACGACCATCTCGACGCGCTGCATCCGCAATCGCATCAGGGCGTGTGCGGCGACGCGATCGCGACGATGGAAGGCATCAGCCGCGAGACGCTCGACGCGCTGGGTCTGGAAAGCCAGCGCAAGGCCGCCATCGCCATATCCGAGGGCCGTTTCGACAAGTCGCTCGTCCCGGTGACGGATGATGAAGGCCATGTGATCCTGGCCAAGGACGAATATCCGCGCCCCGAAACCACGGCCGAGGGGCTGGCCCAATTGAAGCCCGCTTTCACCGCGCTGGCCGATTATCCCTATGACGATAAGGGGTCGACCTTCCGCAAGCAGATCAACCGCCGCTATCCCGACCTTCAGATCGAGCATGTCCATCATGCCGGCAACAGCTCGGGCGTGGTCGACGGTGCGGCGGCGGTGCTGATCGCCTCGCGCGACTATGCCGAAAAGCATGGGTTGAAGGCCCGCGCCCGCATCGTGGCGACCGCCAATATCGGCGACGATCCGACGCTGATGCTGAATGCTCCGGTCCCGGCCGCGAAGAAGGCGCTCGCCAAGGCGGGACTGACCAAGGACGATATCGACCTTTGGGAGATCAACGAAGCCTTCGCCGTGGTGGCGGAGAAGTTCATGCGCGATCTGGAGCTTGATCGCTCGAAGGTCAATGTGAACGGCGGCTCGATTGCGCTCGGCCATCCCATCGGTGCGACCGGCGCGATCCTGATCGGTACGGTGGTCGATGAGCTGGAGCGCACCGGCGGTCGCTATGGTCTTGTCACCATGTGCGCGGCGGGCGGCATGGCGCCCGCGATTATCGTCGAACGCATCGACGGCTGA